In the genome of Microbacterium saperdae, one region contains:
- a CDS encoding nucleoside hydrolase, whose amino-acid sequence MRKVIVDTDTGVDDALALMLLAADPEVEILAAISVFGNCESARAADNARYVLDTCGRTDVPVYRGAAVPLRQELRLNPGIHGEDGFGNTGLRPATPVPAEPDGVQVLLDLVDAHDGEIDYLALGPQTNLALALQREPRLLERLRSTTIVGTLGPALYNDTEPWADRRFRVSRDPNVSFDIDAAQEVARHEGDVTWCGPYVTRQALVPEDFFLEIAAATDSPPAKLITAISADYAGFYTRSYPQPDDHRVMGINDSLAVATLLRPELVAGAVRRPLQTFQDPATGDRYLAGVHPSRDETRPQHRVIFDMDFDGVLDLIGETLRRPLPWR is encoded by the coding sequence ATGAGAAAAGTCATCGTGGACACCGACACGGGAGTCGACGACGCGCTGGCGCTGATGCTGCTGGCCGCCGACCCCGAGGTCGAGATCCTCGCTGCGATCAGCGTCTTCGGCAACTGCGAGAGCGCCCGCGCCGCCGACAACGCGCGCTACGTGCTCGACACCTGCGGACGTACCGACGTCCCCGTGTACCGGGGCGCCGCGGTGCCGCTGCGTCAGGAGCTGCGGTTGAACCCGGGCATCCACGGCGAGGACGGATTCGGGAACACCGGCCTGCGCCCAGCGACGCCGGTCCCTGCCGAGCCCGACGGCGTGCAGGTGCTGCTCGACCTGGTCGATGCGCATGACGGCGAGATCGACTACCTCGCGCTCGGCCCGCAGACGAACCTCGCGCTCGCCCTGCAGCGGGAGCCGCGACTGCTGGAGCGACTCCGCAGCACGACCATCGTCGGCACCCTCGGCCCGGCGCTCTACAACGACACCGAACCCTGGGCGGACCGACGGTTCCGCGTCTCGCGTGACCCGAACGTGTCGTTCGACATCGACGCTGCGCAGGAGGTCGCCCGCCACGAGGGCGATGTGACCTGGTGCGGACCCTACGTGACGCGTCAGGCACTCGTTCCCGAGGACTTCTTCCTCGAGATCGCCGCGGCGACCGACTCACCGCCCGCCAAGCTGATCACCGCGATCAGTGCGGACTACGCCGGCTTCTACACGCGGTCGTACCCGCAGCCCGATGACCATCGCGTCATGGGCATCAACGACAGCCTGGCCGTCGCGACCCTGCTGCGACCGGAGCTCGTCGCCGGAGCGGTCCGCCGCCCGCTGCAGACCTTCCAGGACCCGGCGACCGGGGACCGGTACCTCGCCGGCGTGCATCCGTCTCGCGACGAGACCCGTCCGCAGCACCGCGTCATCTTCGACATGGACTTCGACGGTGTGCTCGACCTCATCGGCGAGACCCTCCGTCGTCCGCTTCC
- a CDS encoding substrate-binding domain-containing protein, with amino-acid sequence MITLYSGLVVRQALEETVIPIFEKATGERVEATFEPTTVLLSRIAEGERPDLVLGVSSSVRGLADQGVLGHEGLADIAVSAVGFARLPESPAPADESAESFLEYLRAASAVAYTLSGASGLHFMEVLRTHDLLEVIDERAVRFSAGLTADAVVDGRASVAIQQISELRAVAGPHIVTPIPHALQSYASFAIGVRPGAPDTAAAFATALGAPDARRAFESVGLSAP; translated from the coding sequence ATGATCACCCTCTACAGCGGACTCGTCGTCCGTCAGGCGCTCGAGGAGACCGTGATCCCGATCTTCGAGAAGGCGACGGGCGAGCGTGTCGAGGCGACGTTCGAGCCGACGACCGTGCTGCTGAGCCGCATCGCGGAAGGAGAGCGCCCCGACCTCGTGCTGGGCGTGTCCTCATCGGTACGGGGTCTGGCCGACCAGGGCGTGCTCGGTCACGAGGGCCTCGCCGACATCGCGGTGTCCGCCGTCGGCTTCGCCCGGCTCCCCGAGAGCCCCGCGCCGGCCGATGAGTCGGCGGAGAGCTTCCTGGAGTACCTGCGCGCGGCATCGGCCGTCGCCTACACGCTGAGCGGTGCGAGCGGCCTGCACTTCATGGAGGTGCTGCGCACGCACGATCTGTTGGAGGTCATCGACGAGCGAGCAGTCCGCTTCTCCGCGGGGCTCACGGCGGATGCCGTCGTCGACGGCCGGGCGAGCGTCGCGATCCAGCAGATCAGCGAGCTGCGGGCGGTCGCGGGGCCGCACATCGTGACGCCGATCCCGCACGCCCTCCAGTCCTACGCGTCGTTCGCGATCGGCGTGCGCCCCGGAGCCCCGGACACGGCGGCCGCCTTCGCCACAGCGCTCGGAGCGCCTGACGCGCGCCGCGCCTTCGAATCCGTCGGGCTGAGCGCCCCCTGA
- a CDS encoding phosphoglycerate dehydrogenase gives MTIAQNVDVLITTAFLAPGDEVDQMLTAAGLTTRHEADLAALSADDRAALLGGVRAIIAGTRPLGAEELTQAVNLKVVVRTGVGYDSVDVDTATRRGIPVCITAGANRQAVAEHVFALLLASARRIPENIRNLSDGHWEQLTGRELQGATLGILGLGSIGKAVASIGRGFGMDIVAYDPYFDQEFAAANGVRPADLEDVLAQSDFVTLHLFLDDSTRNLIDAQRLALMKSDAIVINTARGGIIDEQALVEAVNAGVIGGAALDVFAEEPLPPTSPLLHTPGILATTHVAGATREARGESGRIAATTVIDVLGGGEPRFVVNPDYQGVPA, from the coding sequence GTGACCATCGCACAGAACGTCGACGTGCTCATCACGACGGCTTTCCTCGCTCCCGGCGACGAGGTCGATCAGATGCTGACCGCAGCCGGCCTCACGACCCGCCACGAGGCCGACCTCGCGGCGCTCTCCGCTGACGACCGCGCGGCGCTGCTCGGCGGAGTGCGTGCGATCATCGCCGGCACCCGTCCGTTGGGCGCCGAGGAGCTGACCCAAGCCGTGAACCTGAAGGTCGTCGTGCGCACCGGCGTCGGCTACGACAGCGTCGACGTCGACACCGCCACCCGTCGCGGCATCCCGGTGTGCATCACGGCCGGGGCCAACCGCCAGGCGGTCGCGGAGCACGTGTTCGCGCTGCTGCTGGCGTCCGCGCGCCGGATCCCGGAGAACATCCGCAATCTGTCCGACGGCCACTGGGAGCAGCTCACGGGACGTGAGCTCCAGGGCGCCACCCTCGGCATCCTCGGACTCGGCTCGATCGGCAAGGCGGTCGCCTCGATCGGGCGGGGGTTCGGCATGGACATCGTCGCGTACGACCCCTACTTCGACCAGGAGTTCGCCGCGGCGAACGGGGTGCGTCCCGCCGACCTCGAAGACGTGCTGGCGCAGTCAGACTTCGTCACGCTGCATCTCTTCCTCGACGACTCGACCCGCAACCTCATCGACGCCCAGCGGCTGGCGCTGATGAAGTCCGATGCGATCGTCATCAACACCGCCCGCGGCGGCATCATCGACGAGCAGGCGCTGGTCGAGGCCGTGAACGCGGGAGTGATCGGCGGTGCAGCGCTCGACGTCTTCGCCGAGGAACCGCTGCCTCCGACCAGTCCGCTGTTGCACACGCCGGGGATCCTCGCGACGACCCATGTCGCCGGGGCCACCCGCGAGGCACGAGGGGAGTCCGGCCGCATCGCCGCGACGACCGTCATCGACGTGCTCGGAGGGGGAGAGCCCCGCTTCGTCGTGAACCCCGACTACCAGGGGGTGCCCGCATGA
- a CDS encoding NAD-dependent epimerase/dehydratase family protein, which translates to MTTVLYTGGAGRMGRVIREGLSGRYDRVVLFTRRAPEEPLHPGEEVVIGDLADLDGLTKAAEGVDVIVHLGGIADESTYESIRTSNIDGTYHVYEAARRAGVRRVVYASSNHVVGFHDATETLDESAPLRPDTFYGVSKAFGEALASLYHDKWGVESVLLRIGTFRPAPEDQRQLALWLSWRDGIELTRCAIESGPVGCQVVYGCSANTGSWWNGQAGWDAIGFVPKDDAADHAEGVDRDAPAPRYHGGAFTASDYEGGIW; encoded by the coding sequence ATGACGACAGTTCTGTACACCGGAGGTGCCGGCCGTATGGGCAGGGTGATCCGGGAGGGTCTCTCCGGTCGATACGACCGCGTCGTGCTGTTCACGCGTCGCGCTCCGGAGGAGCCGTTGCACCCGGGGGAGGAGGTCGTCATCGGCGACCTGGCCGACCTCGACGGTCTCACGAAGGCGGCGGAAGGCGTGGATGTCATCGTGCACCTCGGCGGCATCGCCGACGAGTCGACCTACGAGAGCATCCGCACTTCCAACATCGACGGGACGTACCACGTGTACGAAGCCGCTCGTCGGGCCGGCGTGCGCCGCGTCGTCTACGCGAGCTCGAACCACGTCGTCGGCTTCCACGACGCGACCGAGACTCTCGACGAGAGCGCGCCGCTTCGTCCCGACACCTTCTACGGGGTCTCGAAGGCCTTCGGCGAAGCGCTCGCCAGCCTCTACCACGACAAGTGGGGGGTCGAATCGGTGCTGCTTCGCATCGGCACCTTCCGCCCCGCGCCGGAGGATCAGCGTCAGCTCGCGCTGTGGCTGAGCTGGCGGGACGGCATCGAGCTCACGCGCTGCGCGATCGAGAGCGGGCCGGTCGGCTGCCAGGTCGTCTACGGCTGTTCGGCCAACACCGGCTCCTGGTGGAACGGGCAGGCGGGATGGGATGCGATCGGATTCGTCCCGAAGGATGACGCCGCTGATCATGCCGAAGGTGTCGACCGCGACGCCCCCGCGCCCCGCTATCACGGTGGTGCTTTCACGGCATCCGACTACGAAGGAGGCATCTGGTGA
- a CDS encoding bile acid:sodium symporter family protein translates to MGSALTTIGLPVALGIIMLGLGLSLTLADFARVLKQPKAVIIALLCQLILLPAICFGLVLAFQLPPVLAVGMMMLAASPGGTTANLYSHLFRGDIALNISLTAVNSVIAVITLPLITNFAIAYFQPFDDRLGLQWSKTLEVFAIVLLPVALGMLIRRFRPRFADGMDKPVRIASVIILIVVIAGAVASNWSLLVSNVAQLALITVLFCLISLAIGFLVPRALRVGRRQAIATSFEIGIHNATLAIVIAQSVLGSTELSLPAAVYGVLMFFIAFGFGFLIRDRSAAATLPAKGDVDA, encoded by the coding sequence ATGGGATCAGCGTTGACCACCATCGGATTGCCCGTCGCCCTCGGCATCATCATGCTGGGGCTCGGACTCAGCCTCACTCTCGCCGACTTCGCGCGGGTGCTGAAGCAGCCGAAGGCGGTGATCATCGCGCTGCTCTGCCAGCTCATCCTGCTCCCGGCGATCTGCTTCGGACTCGTGCTGGCCTTCCAACTGCCGCCGGTGCTCGCGGTCGGCATGATGATGCTGGCCGCATCGCCCGGTGGCACGACCGCGAACCTCTACAGCCACCTGTTCCGCGGCGACATCGCTCTGAACATCTCGCTCACCGCCGTGAACTCGGTGATCGCGGTCATCACCCTCCCACTCATCACGAACTTCGCGATCGCCTACTTCCAGCCCTTCGACGACCGCCTCGGCCTGCAGTGGTCGAAGACGCTCGAGGTGTTCGCGATCGTGCTTCTTCCGGTCGCGCTCGGCATGCTGATCCGCCGCTTCCGTCCCAGGTTCGCCGACGGCATGGACAAGCCGGTGCGCATCGCCTCCGTGATCATCCTGATCGTCGTGATCGCCGGGGCGGTGGCGTCGAACTGGTCGCTGCTCGTGTCGAACGTCGCGCAGCTCGCTCTCATCACCGTGCTCTTCTGTCTCATCAGCCTGGCGATCGGGTTCCTGGTGCCCCGTGCGCTCCGCGTCGGACGGCGCCAGGCGATCGCGACGTCGTTCGAGATCGGCATCCACAACGCCACACTCGCGATCGTCATCGCCCAGTCGGTGCTCGGGTCGACGGAGCTGAGCCTGCCGGCCGCGGTCTACGGCGTGCTGATGTTCTTCATCGCGTTCGGCTTCGGATTCCTCATCCGTGACCGGTCGGCGGCAGCCACGCTTCCCGCGAAGGGCGACGTCGACGCCTGA